In Planktothrix serta PCC 8927, one genomic interval encodes:
- a CDS encoding ABC transporter permease — protein sequence MAIAILIATPVLFVLTSIFTNSATVWNHLASTVLPGYILNSLLLIFGVGSGVLLLGVSSAWLVTMCRFPGSRLFQWGLLLPLAAPAYILAYVYTEWLDFYGPVQTVLRNAFGWSSIDDYWFPNIRSVWGAIFLLSLTLYPYVYLLTRVAFLEQSTCTLEASRSLGCGPWKSFYAIALPLARPSIIAGLALALMETLNDFGTVQYFGVDTFTTGIYRTWFGMGERIAASQLAAVLMLFILGLILIELWSRRQAQYYQTGNRFQSLNQFKLKGFRGILAVFICLFPIILGFLIPSGILLQMTVENLETVFNAEFWNYALHSLILATISGLLAVFIALIMAYGVRLNYNFMMRLSTRIAAMGYAVPGSVIAVGILIPIGRLDNSIDALMRSTFGISTGLLFSGTIIALIYAYLVRFLAVSFGAVESSLSKIKPNLDEAARSLGYGATRTLIKVHTPMMWSGLLTAGMLTFVDVMKELSATLVIRPFNFDTLAIRVYNLASDERLAEAAAPALAIVVVGIIPVIFLSLKIAQSHRS from the coding sequence ATGGCGATCGCAATTTTAATCGCTACTCCGGTATTATTTGTATTAACCAGTATTTTCACCAATTCGGCTACGGTCTGGAACCATTTAGCCTCAACGGTTCTCCCCGGTTATATTCTCAATTCCTTATTGCTAATCTTTGGCGTTGGCAGTGGGGTATTATTGCTAGGAGTCAGTAGTGCTTGGTTAGTGACGATGTGTCGATTTCCGGGTAGTCGCCTGTTTCAATGGGGATTATTACTCCCCTTAGCTGCACCCGCTTATATTCTCGCCTATGTGTACACCGAATGGCTAGATTTTTATGGCCCGGTGCAAACCGTCCTACGGAATGCCTTCGGATGGAGTAGTATTGATGACTATTGGTTTCCTAATATTCGTTCGGTTTGGGGAGCAATTTTTTTATTATCTTTAACGTTATATCCCTACGTTTATTTATTAACTAGAGTTGCCTTTTTAGAACAATCAACTTGTACCTTGGAGGCGAGTCGTTCCCTCGGTTGTGGCCCCTGGAAAAGCTTCTATGCGATTGCTTTACCCTTAGCTCGTCCGTCTATTATTGCGGGATTAGCCTTAGCATTAATGGAAACCCTCAATGATTTTGGGACGGTTCAATATTTCGGAGTTGATACGTTTACAACGGGAATTTATCGAACTTGGTTTGGCATGGGAGAACGAATCGCAGCCTCTCAATTAGCTGCGGTTTTAATGTTATTTATTTTAGGCTTAATTTTAATCGAGCTTTGGTCACGTCGCCAAGCTCAATATTATCAAACTGGAAATCGATTTCAATCCTTAAACCAATTTAAACTCAAAGGATTTCGAGGAATTTTAGCAGTTTTTATCTGTTTATTTCCGATTATTTTAGGGTTTTTAATTCCCAGTGGTATTTTATTACAAATGACCGTAGAAAATTTAGAAACCGTTTTCAATGCTGAATTTTGGAATTATGCCTTACATAGTTTAATTTTAGCCACAATTAGCGGACTTTTAGCGGTTTTTATTGCTTTAATTATGGCCTATGGTGTGCGGTTAAATTATAATTTTATGATGCGATTATCCACCCGAATTGCAGCTATGGGTTATGCGGTTCCGGGTTCTGTAATTGCGGTGGGAATTTTAATTCCTATTGGTCGCTTAGATAATAGCATTGATGCGTTGATGCGGTCTACCTTTGGCATCAGTACAGGATTGTTATTCAGTGGAACAATTATCGCTTTAATTTATGCTTATTTAGTGCGATTTTTAGCGGTTTCTTTTGGGGCGGTGGAATCAAGTTTAAGTAAAATTAAACCCAATTTAGATGAAGCAGCCCGGAGTTTAGGATATGGTGCAACTCGGACTTTAATTAAAGTTCATACCCCGATGATGTGGAGTGGGTTATTAACCGCCGGAATGTTAACCTTTGTAGATGTGATGAAAGAATTATCCGCTACCTTAGTAATTCGTCCATTTAATTTTGATACCCTAGCGATTCGCGTCTATAATTTAGCTTCCGATGAACGATTAGCCGAAGCAGCAGCCCCCGCATTAGCTATTGTTGTGGTGGGGATTATTCCGGTTATTTTCTTAAGTTTAAAAATAGCTCAATCCCACCGTTCATAA